In Astyanax mexicanus isolate ESR-SI-001 chromosome 17, AstMex3_surface, whole genome shotgun sequence, a single window of DNA contains:
- the xndc1 gene encoding short transient receptor potential channel 2 produces MAPIRIKHVVSFTSQDPKNRVDNVCEGGGAGRPWLCAPLDRSGVLKAELQLDRASTIGFIDVGNLGSAFIQVDVGRSSWPSDHPYVALLPTATLMSPADSRQGKGRQTVRIFKTADFLPQAAKESWDRLRITCSQPFNKHSQFGLSFLRLRTAEEQSDEVSADPEDTTAENQSTPSRMISVRDWLTSPALQNTFFGQKTGEGSPKEAQRSPAVLSRAERMVTAVQSVRRSLNNGPHNISSSSPLQNEAKTQDSASDSHISGFSSPGSKTSNPVGHRRRSKTRQGEASMVSTPKRPRPTSSKKLPSKCSQTSTPTTRGGTKIDIKTLKHSPVKTHIPAPSSPKNIPDSPEPLESVCPICGVSFSPLYLPFHASSCLDSGPAELSGNVDSDILNSIPSPTAYGISRNELMVACPLCSLQLPIDCIEQHASTCGETVWVD; encoded by the exons ATGGCCCCTATTAGGATTAAACACGTTGTCTCATTCACGTCACAG GATCCTAAGAACCGTGTGGATAATGTGTGTGAGGGCGGAGGTGCTGGCAGGCCGTGGCTGTGTGCTCCTCTGGATCGCAGCGGTGTTCTTAAAGCAGAGCtgcagctggacagagcatctacTATAGGATTCATCGATGTTG GCAACCTTGGCTCTGCTTTTATCCAAGTGGATGTGGGACGCTCCTCTTGGCCATCAGACCATCCTTATGTCGCCCTGTTACCCACTGCAACTCTTATGAGTCCAGCAGATTCACGGCAGGGAAAGGGACGGCAGACTGTACGCATCTTTAAAACAG CTGATTTCCTGCCTCAGGCTGCTAAGGAGAGTTGGGACAGGCTGCGGATAACATGCAGTCAGCCCTTTAACAAGCACTCTCAGTTTGGCCTGTCCTTCCTGCGCCTCCGCACTGCTGAGGAACAATCTGATGAGGTTTCTGCTGATCCGGAGGACACGACTGCTGAGAACCAG AGCACACCAAGTAGGATGATATCTGTGAGAGACTGGCTGACCAGTCCTGCCCTACAGAACACCTTCTTCGGCCAAAAGACAGG AGAAGGCTCTCCAAAAGAGGCCCAAAGGAGTCCTGCAGTGTTGAGCAGGGCAGAGCGAATGGTGACAGCTGTCCAGTCCGTCAGGCGCTCTTTAAACAATGGCCCTCACAACATCTCAAGTAGCAGTCCACTCCAGAATGAAGCGAAGACACAGGATTCTGCGTCAGATTCACATATAAGTGGATTTAGTTCTCCTGGAAGTAAAACCAGTAATCCAGTGGGACACAGGCGAAGGTCAAAAACAAG GCAGGGGGAGGCAAGCATGGTCTCTACTCCAAAGAGACCCAGACCTACAAGCTCTAAGAAACTGCCATCCAAATGTAGCCAAACCAGTACACCAACGACAAGAGGTGGCACTAAAATAGATATCAAAACTTTAAAACATAGCCCTGTTAAAACTCACATACCAGCTCCATCATCTCCCAAGAACATTCCAGACAGTCCAGAGCCTCTTGAGTCTGTATGCCCAATATGTGGAG TGTCTTTTAGCCCTCTCTACTTGCCGTTTCATGCTTCCTCCTGCCTCGATTCTGGTCCAGCTGAATTATCAGGAAACGTGGACTCGGACATCCTGAACTCTATTCCCTCTCCTACTGCTTACGGTATCAGCAGAAATGAGCTAATGGTGGCCTGTCCATTGTGTTCTTTACAGTTGCCTATAGACTGCATTGAGCAGCATGCCAGCACCTGTGGAGAGACTGTATGGGTGGACTGa